A portion of the Pseudarthrobacter sp. L1SW genome contains these proteins:
- a CDS encoding long-chain fatty acid--CoA ligase produces the protein MREFSVPPLVVVPPETNITDLVLRQSAKESNPALFSRRDASGSWQDISATDFVADVRALAKGLMASGVGAGDRVGIMSRTRYEWSLVDFAIWFAGAVSVPIYETSSPSQVAWNLGDSGAVAAFGEAAHHEDIIRQAVTAEGLASLQHVWQLEGQGLDALREAGQEVSDDDLEARRKTASLADTATIIYTSGTTGRPKGCELTHGNFVELSDNALAIIGEIVHENAKTIMFLPLAHVFARFISVLAMAAGTTVAHTPDIKNLLADLQSYEPTFILAVPRVFEKVYNSAMTKAEDGGKGAIFHKAADTAIAFSKARQEGRIGLGLKLRHALFDKLVYGKLRAAMGGHVAHAVSGGGPLGERLGHFFQGIGLQVLEGYGLTETTAPISVNTPSLIKIGSVGKPLPGNAVKIADDGEILAKGVCVMRGYYKRPDLTGETFDDGWFRTGDIGRLDDDGFVWITGRKKEIIVTAGGKNVIPALLEDQIRADALVSQVLVVGDNRPFIGALVTLDQEALPGWLQRHNLPADTTLADAATNPVVKAAVQDLITAANTSVSQAEAIKSFRIVPADFTEASGHLTPSMKVKRAQVMKDFETVIEEMYAAPRS, from the coding sequence GTGCGCGAATTCAGTGTTCCGCCTCTTGTTGTAGTCCCACCGGAGACCAACATCACCGACCTGGTGCTGCGGCAGTCCGCCAAGGAGAGCAACCCCGCCCTCTTTTCGCGGCGCGATGCCTCCGGGTCCTGGCAGGACATTTCCGCCACTGATTTCGTGGCCGACGTCCGGGCGCTGGCAAAAGGATTGATGGCGAGCGGCGTGGGCGCCGGCGACCGCGTGGGCATCATGTCCCGCACCCGGTACGAATGGTCCCTGGTGGACTTCGCGATTTGGTTCGCCGGCGCCGTTTCCGTCCCCATCTACGAAACATCCTCGCCTTCCCAGGTTGCCTGGAACCTGGGCGACTCCGGCGCCGTGGCCGCTTTTGGCGAGGCAGCGCACCATGAGGACATCATCCGCCAGGCTGTAACGGCGGAAGGCCTGGCGTCTCTCCAGCACGTGTGGCAGCTGGAAGGCCAGGGACTGGATGCCCTCCGCGAAGCCGGCCAAGAGGTCAGCGATGACGATCTTGAAGCCAGGAGGAAAACAGCCTCCCTGGCTGATACCGCCACCATCATCTACACCTCCGGCACTACGGGCAGGCCCAAGGGCTGCGAACTGACGCACGGCAACTTCGTTGAGCTTTCGGACAACGCGCTCGCCATCATTGGGGAGATCGTCCACGAGAACGCGAAGACCATTATGTTCCTCCCGCTGGCGCACGTCTTCGCCCGCTTCATTTCCGTCCTTGCAATGGCGGCCGGCACTACCGTGGCGCACACCCCGGACATCAAGAACCTCCTGGCGGACCTGCAGAGCTACGAGCCCACGTTCATCCTGGCGGTGCCGCGGGTCTTCGAAAAGGTCTACAACTCCGCGATGACCAAGGCGGAGGACGGCGGCAAGGGAGCCATCTTCCACAAGGCAGCCGATACCGCCATCGCCTTTTCCAAGGCACGGCAGGAGGGCCGGATCGGCCTGGGCCTGAAGCTGCGCCACGCGTTGTTCGACAAACTCGTCTATGGCAAGCTGCGGGCCGCAATGGGCGGCCACGTTGCCCATGCCGTGTCCGGCGGCGGCCCGCTGGGCGAGCGGCTGGGCCACTTTTTCCAAGGCATCGGGCTGCAGGTGCTTGAAGGCTACGGCCTGACGGAAACCACGGCGCCCATCTCCGTGAACACCCCGTCGCTGATCAAGATCGGGTCCGTCGGAAAGCCCCTGCCGGGCAATGCGGTGAAGATCGCCGATGACGGCGAGATCCTCGCCAAGGGCGTGTGCGTCATGCGCGGCTACTACAAGCGGCCGGACCTCACCGGCGAGACGTTCGACGACGGGTGGTTCCGTACCGGGGACATCGGCCGGCTCGATGACGACGGCTTCGTGTGGATCACCGGGCGCAAGAAGGAGATCATCGTCACCGCCGGCGGCAAGAACGTCATCCCGGCCCTGCTCGAGGACCAGATCCGCGCCGACGCACTGGTCTCGCAGGTGCTGGTGGTCGGCGACAACCGGCCGTTCATCGGCGCCCTGGTCACGCTGGACCAGGAAGCCCTGCCCGGCTGGCTGCAGCGCCACAACCTCCCCGCAGACACCACCCTGGCCGACGCCGCCACGAACCCGGTGGTCAAGGCCGCAGTCCAGGACCTCATCACCGCCGCGAACACGTCGGTTTCCCAGGCCGAGGCCATCAAGTCGTTCCGGATCGTGCCCGCCGACTTCACGGAGGCGTCAGGGCACCTGACACCGTCGATGAAAGTAAAAAGGGCGCAGGTCATGAAGGACTTCGAGACGGTCATCGAAGAGATGTACGCAGCCCCGCGCTCCTGA